Genomic window (Oryza sativa Japonica Group chromosome 3, ASM3414082v1):
GGCCCTTTGTTTTGCAGATGAAAGCTCAGCCCTTGATGCATTACATACATTAGCTGATCTATCCGTGAATATTCTTCAACCTTCTTCTATCGTTGAATCTGGTTAGTCTTATCCTATACTATTGTCATGGGCTTAGGTCATTATGATGTTTTTCCATACTTAATTCTAGTGGTAGAACAATGTAGCGGAACATTAACTTAGTGGACTTTGATGCTTCTTTAGTTTTGCATACAAATTTTCTTTGTTCTCATTTGTGGCGACTGTTTGCATAGGGATGTGGACAATTTAATAGACAGGGTTACAAAGATAAAGCTACGTACTGTACTGTGCAGTGGTAGAATCAGGACTAAACTTATGTGCAGGCTAATTTTAGTTATAATTTTGTGTGGGATATAattcttatatattttaaagGCTTTTAAATACAAATACATATTAGAATGTTTGTAGATCCACTGCCCCGTAAGTTGAACTGGTGATTCTATCTTCCTTCTGGAAGGGGTAGATGCAGCTGTTTATTTTGAACTGTTTAGCAAGTTGTGCTTATGGCTCGTATATAATCTGTAAACAAAGATATCTTGTGCTTGCATTGCCCCTAAAGGCTGTACCTCCATTCACTGGCTTCTATCTGTGACATAGTACTTGTGGTAACAGAGTACTGCGCATACTGCACAGCAATTGATCTACAAACAAAGAAAGCCACAAATTTATCACTCAGTTATACTGACAGATGGTTTTGAAGTTTTGAGTTATATCATAGTTTTGAAGTTCTAAGTTATATCATCACATCATGAGAAAATCTCATGTACATCATGGAAAATCGGTAAATTAGCATGCAGCAGCTTTTTCATAATGTAATTCTTTGGTGTTGATAGTTTTATTGAAACTGCGTCCAATGACTTTTTCCAGAATCATCAGCACAGATTAAGGATGAAAACAAAGATAATGATTCTGATGAAAAGCCTAGTATGCCTGCAGCAGTGTCAGTACTTGAGAAGAAAGATAAATCCAAAAGTACAGTGAAAAAGGTTAAAAGGCAGTCAGAACTCGCAAGCGCTGACATGGCTGCTCGCAAAAAAGCTAGAATTGCCAAAGTTCCTAATCGTGATGGAATCGCTATTTCTGAAACAAAGCAGCTAGATTCTAAATTTGGTGTTCaaacagagaaaaagaaaagaaaaccttCCGCGGCAAAGGTACCTTTGAAATCACTATTTTGTTTGGCCTTATTTGTTCAATATCCTGCAAATCACTGTACTGTCAAGCCAATTAATTTGCTTATAATGcacatatatgatatattttaattttacataCAGATTTCTAAAGATGAAAAAAGTGCACTTAAAGATGTTGAGAAGACTGAGGTATGCAATGCTTTTTCTGTtttgtccttttcttttgttgctCCTGATCAACATTTTCATTTAAATCTTCAATCTTCCTTTCATTTATTTCTTCATTGTTTGATAGAAAATAGGTTCATTTTACTCCCTCGAACTATCTTGTTGATGCTCTAAACTcccttaactttttttttggctaatttaccccccacccccaccctaaCCTAACTACTTAAAACAACTCACTGTGCTCCCTAATGACATTTGTCCTTTTATTTCTCCTTATATAAGTCGAAAGTTTGTATGACCATAGATGTCAGCATAGCATATATTAGAAAATGTTTTCAGAATTTTACGCAACAGTTTGCATGCCGTGTCAAATATTGAATTAAGTCACTCTTAGATGCTTCCGTCCTATGCAAACAATGATTTAAATTCCCAAAAAATAAAGTTGAGACATATGATGTATTGCTATCTGTCACCCTGCAATATTTCAACCTACATTTGTACAAAGGGAATAAAAAAAGTGAAATATTTGGGAATATAGTGAGCCATTTTCAGTGATTCTGAGGGGTCAAGTGAGCTGAAAAATAGTTGAAAGGGTTAATTCCACCTACGAAATAGTTTGACAGAGTAAAACATGACATTTTGCTTTTTGATATATGCATTTAGTGGATGGAAATTAGTGACTTGGACAACGTAAGCATGCTTGTACTATTACTGGTGGAATGTTCAGTACGGATTCCTATAGTACTGTTTGGGGAGCTGATAAGTTATTTCCCGTGGATGTCGACTTGCCAGGTTGCCCACCTAAACCAGAGGCTGTTATAGATGCCCTAACAAAATTTCGTAAGATATCTCAAGAAATAGTTGAGGATCGAACTCTatctcaaaagaaaaatcgaTGTTTTACTACCAGCCACAAGCTTTATGTTCGGCGCAGTACTAATACTGGAACTTACGGGCAAGAATTTCTCTATCAACCACCATTTACTTTAGACATATCTTCTGAAACTTTTTTCAAATGCAAAAGTCCAATATCTTCCTACCAATTAGTGAATTAGGAGGAGCTCGTGCTGAAAAGAAAGAGCAGGGCAACATTTTACTTTGACTGGAGAGAAATAGGATTTTATAGTATAGTTTTGTGCTACCAAATCAGCTCAAATGTGATACTTGGTTGATCCTTTATGTGCTTGCATTTGCTGAAGATGTTATTACCCCAATTTGTTTATGTTGACATACTTGACAACATACCTTACACAGAACACTGGGTTTCAGATTGAATAACATTTTATGCACCGTATTGTTTCACCcgtatttggtgttttattcaTAGCTTGTTGTACAGCTGTACACACAAAACCTCTATGTTACAATATATGTAACTTAAGTTTCCCGTTCTTTTGATTCATTAATCTGTGTCTGCTAGGTTTCTGCTGAAGAAGGGAAGGTATCTTCTAATAAAGGTATGCATACTCATGTTAGTCCAGTTTCAAATCACATGATAAACTCTACAGCACATACTGATTTTGGAAATGTAGCCATGGATACTGTGGATACAACACAAGGTGCCACAACTCAGCAAGCTGACTTAGCATCAAAGGGTAGAAGTCGCCGCAAAATAGGCATTCTGAAAGCACTTGCTCCAGAATGTAGACCTACTGATGGTGCTGATGATCTCCGAAGTGATAAATTCTCTTACGCTGTGAATAATGTCATTGATCTTAAGGTTTGCTATTATTATTATGAAGTTCAATATGGTGATTGATGATTCTTACCTTCTCCAAAGGTTCAAACTTATATTTACCCTGATCTGTGCAGGACTCACTCTCTCATTGCTTATCTTCACGTTTGCTCCGTAGATGGTGCACGTTTGAATGGTTCTATAGTGCAATTGATTTTCCATGGTTTGAAAAGAGTGAATTTGTTGAGTATTTGAATCATGTGAAGTTGGGTCATGTGCCAAGGCTGACTCGTGTCGAGTGGGGTGTCATAAGGAGGTCTGTCATCTTTAATGGTTTTCCATGTGTTTAGGCTTACCCCCTTCTGAGTTCTGAATATGCTGTTTTGCAGCTCCCTTGGAAAACCACGTCGATTGTCGAAACAGTTTTtgcaagaagagagagagaagcttgCTCAGTATCGTGAGTCTGTCAGGCAACACTATGCTGAACTTCGGTCTGGTGTTCGAGAAGGTCTACCAACCGATCTTGCTCGGCCTTTAGGAGTTGGACAGCGTGTCATAGCCTGTCATCCCAGAACAAGGGAGCTTCATGATGGGAATGTTCTGAATGTTGACCATAATCGTTGCCGGGTTCAATTTGATCGACCTGAACTGGGTGTTGAGTTTGTAATGGTAATCAATATCTTCCGAATTTCTGTTGGATGCTTCATTTGATTTAAAATGTTTTCATGCTGATCGTTTTGTATTCTACTTTGGAATTATGTTTTCCCTTCAATAAACTAGAGTAAGTGTAACAACTTAATATAGGAGATAATTGCGCTTTATTCCCATCAAACATCTTGCAGGGCACTTGTCCCATTACtccttatatttatatatgtatatattctcTTATAGAAATTAAAAAGAGGAGTTGTTGGTGATGATTCTACATGCAACTCCATTTTATAGCTGCGTATACAGACATGTACGTGTTTGCTAATTGATGTCACGTAGCAATTAAAAAGAGGAGTTGTGTCTATGTGTTGGTAGCTAATTGATGTCACGGGGTCATGTAAAGAACTCTTAGATTTGAGCATACTTATGTTTTTACAGTtctttttgggaactaaatttgaattgaaatgttgcaacgcatgggcactACAGTCCACACTAGTAAACAGTAAAATTGTGAGTATTTTTTGTCATGCGTGGCAGTTATTGTTCACTGTATGTTTTATTGTTGGTAAGTTTGGGTGGGTGCATTGCTGAAAGGAACTTGTCAATTTGCAGGATATTGATTGTATGCCACTACATCCACTAGAAAATTTCCCAGAGTCTCTCAGACGGCAGAACATTGTTAACAAATATTACAATAGTTTCTCAGAAGCAAAATTCGAGGATCGGTCCAAAGAGTTAGGTACTGGAGGTCCAACAAGATTCACATCAAATGTGTGTTTTGATGGTGGTGATGCAACCTCCAACATACCTTCTAATTACCCAATAAATACTTTAATGAAGCAAGCAAAGGTAATTAATGTTTGATGCATTTAATTTTTGTAAGATTGTAGAATAACCTAACTATTTCATTTGTGGGGTTTGTGCCTTAGGGTGACACGGTTGATTCAATTGCACAGGCCAAAGTTGCAGTAAATGAGGTTGCTGTTGCTGCTCAGCAGTCAATGTACAGTCAGCCGTGCACACTGTCACAGATACAGGAAAGAGAGGCTGATATAAGGGCTCTTGCTGAACTATCACGTGCTCTTGATAAAAAGGCAAGTTTGAAAGGCTTAGTCCTCATGTTTGTGTCTCCAATATTTTAAGTTGAAAAAGGAACTGAGTTTTGGTTCGTGACAAATTCTTCACCACTTCTGTTACTGAAAAGATGAAATAGCTTCATAACTAGTAAGATGCGCAGAAAGCCATACGTACAAACTGTATTTAATGTTTCTTAGTTCTTACCATAAGGTTGCTTCAAATAATTGATGGTTCCAGTGATGGAGCTTCAGCTTGGCCATTGTGTGATTAGTGATCAATACAGAGTAGTACATAATCTTCACTATACTTAAGTCATTTTGGTATTTActtctttgatttcttcttaTATTGGAGACCTAGAGTGTATTATTTGCTATTAAAAGTCTTATTCCCACTACTATTATACAATTATAGGATTTAAAAATGTAAAGCATTAGTCCGGAGCGAGTATGCTGATATCTCTGCCCTCTTAGTTCTTTATCTCAAGCTCCATCGCTGGATGTTCACTTATTAATTAATATCCTTTTTACCTTGGGATAGATAGAACTCAAATATTCTATTTGGGGTAATAAATATCAGATGCTGATCTTTATCTGTTGGTTACAGGTTCTCTGTTGTAAGGAAATGAACTATATAATGGAGATAATATACTCCTGCTGGCTGCTACCTTCTATTTTCTAAATGTAAATATTGAATGAGGTCTGCTGCCATGCTGTGGCTGCAGAAGACTATAGTAATCCGAGAACTATTAGAGGGGCCAGAGTTTAGTTTCTTAGTGTgcaattgaaaatattttgcaTAATGATTCACTGAATACACACTGGAATTTTTACATGATCCAAGTGCATAATTTTTAGTATTGTTTTATCTTGCCTATGAGCCATTTTATCTTTTGTAGGAAGCTTTGTTGGTAGAATTGAGGCACATGAACGAAGAGGTGTATGGAAGGCAAAAGGATGGAGAAGCTTTTAGAGATTTTGAGCACTTCAGAAAACAATATGCTATGGTGCTTGTACAGCTAAGAGATTCTAATGATCATGTAATGTTCCCAAGTTATGACTGCCACTTCTAGTAGCCTGTAGTTTTTCAGTGACTTCATGGAATAACATACTGTATTTTCTACTCAGGTGGCTTCAGCCTTGCTTTCTCTGCGGCAACGCAACACGTATCATGGGCATCCAGCACAATCATATCCTAAACCCATGGAAAATGGAGCCTTAACTGGCACACCAGACCTGTATAACCTTTTTGGCTATATTAATCAGGAATCTGGGTCCCAAGTGATGGAAGTTATTGAGACTTCGAGGTCCCGAGCAAAATTGATGGTTGATGTTGCTATTCAGGTTAGTTATCCACATATACTTGTATTTCTGTTAGGATCATGCTGCTCTATCAAATTTAGGAGTCCGTTAAAAAATGTAGTCCTTACAGTTCAATATTCAGCCATCCATATGCTTCGAATGATTCCCAGAAATATCTTGTGCAATTGTTGTCTCAATATAGCTCTGCATAACCTGATATATCAGATGGGCTTTGGGGAGCTATGCAATGGCTTTAACATTTTGTTCCTTTGCTATAACTCGCCACTGCTCTCTAGTTTGTGCTGTGTAGTAGGCTAGTGGTGCTACAGTATATATATTTACGGTTCAAATAATTATATGATTCATTAGCTGCATGTTCTTTGCCATCTTCCTCTCTGAATTATTTCTTCAAGAGTTCTATATGCACATAACAAATAACTTAGTACAAGAAGCCACATAAAATCAAGCTTGATCTATTTATCTGCAAATATAGCTGAGCATGTTGCACCTGCTTTCTTGCTCCCATCTGCTGTAAAAACCCCCTGCCACAACGCGATAATGCTTTCTTTTTAAAACGTTGAATGCAATATGCAGTGAAATCCATAGTGGCTACAAATCATCAGTAAACTAGTCCTGTCCAATGGAATTGAATACTTGCTGAAATCGTATAAAATTGGCATGCAACTATACAGATTGATTTGATGACCATATTGGTGAATATATTGAAAGTTGGTAAGTGGCGAAGAGAACAATATTATAATTACAAAGCGATCATATATGTTCAATATAGTACTTAGATGCTGCTCAAGATGCTAGAATTAGTTAAGTTAAATCATTAATGCATATTATGATGTTTCAGTTACGTACTTGATGTCTCTAGTTTGATTGCGGTGGTGTCCATTAACATAAATAGTCTATTTTCCAACTGTAGGGTGAGAATTAGGCTTAAATTCCTCGTGTATTTCCTGTCTCGGTCTCCTGCTGATTTTCCCTTTGCtttgtaaataacttttatttctcttaatggAAAAAAATGCACTCCTTGCTTATTCCCGAAAAAATAAATAGTCTATTTATATATGTCTGAAGCATCACCTATTTTATTTGGTTCTGTTTTTGTAGCGAGTGAAACTGAGCCTTTGTTTTGTTTCAATGCCTTATTTGCTTCCTACCTTTTTCTGTTTCATTAGGCAATGTGCAGTGTGAGTGAAGGAGAGGATGCTTATGCCAAAGTAGGGGAGGCACTCGATAATCTGAACAATCGCAGCACTGGCTCGGGTTCCAGTATACTAGGCATAAGACGGATACCTCCTGATTCTGGACAGGCCAATTCATCTCATCAAGATAACACCACATCTGGCCACTTTGATCCTGCAACAAATAACATTTCTAGTCCAAGATTGCCCAATGGTTGCGATTCTGAACCGCAATTTCCCTCAGAGTTGATTTCATCGTGTGTTGCTACGATCCTTATGATCCAGGTAACCCATAGAAATCCATATGAAAGCACCACAGATGTGGTAGTTACTATCTGAAAAGTGGAACAATTAAGACTTTCAGAGCACCCCTGTTACTTTCTAACGATGTTGCTGCTTCCATCTTCAGAACTGCACGGAAAAGCAGTACCATCCTGCCGAAGTCGCGCACATCCTGGATTCAGCGCTTTCGCGCCTACAGCCTTGCAGCTCACAAAATGTAACCATCTTCAGGGAGATCGAGATGTGCATGGGCATCATCAAAAACCAAATGCTGGCGTTGATACCCACCCCAAGTGGCTAGCTCCTTGGCCTGCACATCATATGTATGTATGTCGCGTGCAacttttttaattctaattttaattttgcaGTCTATACAAGATGTAACTTATTAGTCGTTATTTTTATATTGTTGTATCCTAGTTAGCCATATTAGTGAACTGTAAAAAATATTCATGCTGTCTATCTCTGGCTCGCTCTCTATTGCATCTTTTGCCAACTCCAAGCGGGAGCTTAGGCTTAAACGGTGGTTGTTAGGCAAACTGAAGATCATCATGGTAAGAGATGGTTGCATGTCGGTGTTCCCAGTGTAGTTTTAGGCTTTGTATGGCAGCTAAAGATCCTGTCCCGATTTCTATGGGTAGGCTAGAATTTTGAACTAAATCCTAGCCTTTTCACATGGACGGGCTAGGATCGTGGCCCATCTGAACAAGGTCTAGGAGTTCACAAGGTGCTTGTTTAATGGTGAAAGTTCTAATAGTAACTACCTTGAGCATTACATATTTATGATGGGATGGAGCATTATTGCTTCAGTCACTCGCATTAGCTCGAGTGTCACAATGTTAAGACCAATTCCGTGTCAACTTCATACCAAAGCTAGTAATTGTGCTCGACTTAGGAGGGATAGATTGATTACTGTATTATCGTCGTGCCAACTGCAGCTGCAAtcaattctttcacctaaagaTTTGTACGGACAAAAGTTCAGAACCACCAACACAAACTCTCTAGGATTCTCTCATTTCCCAACAAAATTTTTTGTGACAAAACATGACAGGGAACAGTAAAACTTCATCCAAAGCTCCTGCTCTAGGTGGTCTCAGGAATGCAATCACACTTCGCAGCTTCATCACCAGCTTTTCTATATCGTTCTTCTTAGTATGAAGTAGAGCTTCCCATTGTACAAGGTAAGAGATTATTTGAAAAGGCAGCATTAATGGCGAATACACTTTTGTCTCTGAAGGCCATATTATTCCTTGTTAGCCACAAGCTAGTTCTAGCAAATTGCAGCTAACAAGGTACTCATATGTTTGAAATCAGCTCTCACATCAGctagaataaaaaaaacatcaaaattaatGGGGAGATGATCCCAGTTCAGAGCACCAGCTTAATATTTTGTGTGTTTATATatactttgaccatcaatatctcttttaatattttgattTAACTTTAGAAAATGGTATGCCtatatttatctttaaaaatggtttcaaaatatttcatttatgctatatatatactccacttGGTTGTGTAGAGGTACGTAGTAGTATATAAATTAACTTTAGGTTGTGTTTCTTGGAAAAGAACTTTATTAGGTTGGCCTTCTTTTATCTATATTTCTGAGATTGGAGTTGAACGTGTGTTGACTGTCTCAGATTCTATTCTCCTCAAAGTGGATCTTTTCCCTCCG
Coding sequences:
- the LOC9272548 gene encoding protein ALWAYS EARLY 3 isoform X2; its protein translation is MSSTRKVRNVNKRYAKINEDWQDKDATNVHKSKVRKKKLSDMLGSQWSKDELERFYGSYRKYGKDWRKVASSIRDRTSEMVEALYNMNKAYLSLPEGTATAAGLIAMMTDHYNILDGSNSDHESNGSPKTSRKPRKRGRAKFQSVSKASDTQHPDQLQSQPASSSYGCLSLLKKKRSGDLFVGNKPRAVGKRTPRVPVASMYQRDEKIGPTNRQAKPDGNGDDEGAHVAALALAEVFQRGGSPQDSQTPGRSGDRMFLSPVKSTDRKNADSEMGSSKLHGFQVDADFPEGSLGSREAETGDYPKYASYLMNNEGSASGKSQQKVKRTQRRRKKAARKTDDQLEDDREACSGTEEGHSAKKTKDESEVNGLGRKGRWPSKKSNKRNRQLFFGDESSALDALHTLADLSVNILQPSSIVESESSAQIKDENKDNDSDEKPSMPAAVSVLEKKDKSKSTVKKVKRQSELASADMAARKKARIAKVPNRDGIAISETKQLDSKFGVQTEKKKRKPSAAKISKDEKSALKDVEKTEVSAEEGKVSSNKGMHTHVSPVSNHMINSTAHTDFGNVAMDTVDTTQGATTQQADLASKGRSRRKIGILKALAPECRPTDGADDLRSDKFSYAVNNVIDLKDSLSHCLSSRLLRRWCTFEWFYSAIDFPWFEKSEFVEYLNHVKLGHVPRLTRVEWGVIRSSLGKPRRLSKQFLQEEREKLAQYRESVRQHYAELRSGVREGLPTDLARPLGVGQRVIACHPRTRELHDGNVLNVDHNRCRVQFDRPELGVEFVMDIDCMPLHPLENFPESLRRQNIVNKYYNSFSEAKFEDRSKELGTGGPTRFTSNVCFDGGDATSNIPSNYPINTLMKQAKAKVAVNEVAVAAQQSMYSQPCTLSQIQEREADIRALAELSRALDKKATLLVELRHMNEEVYGRQKDGEAFRDFEHFRKQYAMVLVQLRDSNDHVASALLSLRQRNTYHGHPAQSYPKPMENGALTGTPDLYNLFGYINQESGSQVMEVIETSRSRAKLMVDVAIQAMCSVSEGEDAYAKVGEALDNLNNRSTGSGSSILGIRRIPPDSGQANSSHQDNTTSGHFDPATNNISSPRLPNGCDSEPQFPSELISSCVATILMIQNCTEKQYHPAEVAHILDSALSRLQPCSSQNVTIFREIEMCMGIIKNQMLALIPTPSG